DNA sequence from the Streptomyces sp. NBC_01264 genome:
CCGGACGTACCAGCGTTCCCGGAGCGCTGCCGCGGCATCCTCGTCGGACACGCCGCGAAGGCCGAAGTCCTCCTGTGCGCAGAGCTGTACGTCGGCTACGGACGCCGACCGCGGGATGCCCGAGTACCCGCCTTCGTAAGCCCGGGTCACGCACCAGTCGGCCGCCCCCACGAGGGCCGTCCAGCGTTGCGCCTCGGGTGAGGGCGGCAGCACGGCGTCGCCGCGCCGCTGGTTCCACTGGTTCCACCAGGATCGAACCGTCATCGCACCGCTCCTCGTCTTGTCCCCCTCTTCGGCCTGTACGGCCTGAACGGCTCCATCGTGCGAGCCGGGCGGCCGCTCCCCCTCCCCCGATCGGTGGGCTGCACCGGCCGTTCCTTCCCCCGCCCGCCGAGGGCCGCACTCGACAGGGAACCGACGGAGCCCCACCGGTGAGCAGCTGAGTCTGGACAGCTCGCTCAACACCGATGGGGCTCTGCCCGTTCCGCGGCCAGCCTCACGTCACTCGATTGATTTGCGCGGCATGCAGGAGGAGGACGTATAGCTCGCGAGAGCGGGCTTCTTCGGCTCGCCGATCGGTGGACAAGACAGGGCTGATTCATAGTTGTGTTGATCATGCTGCGGTGCAGGTCAGGGGTAGTCCGAGGAGGTCGAGTGGGCGGGTGAATGGTGTGTAGGAGAGCTCTCGGAGCCCGGCGACGATGTTGCGGTGGCCGGCGTCCCGCAGGGTGTTGATCGCGAGGTTGCGCAGGGTGGCCATGTTCTCCGGTCCGTGTCCAGTGCGGATTTTGGAGGCGTCCTCGGTGAACGTCGTGTCTCTGATGTGATGGACGGCCTCGATGCCCCACTGTGCTCTGGCGATACGTCCGATGAGCTGGGGCGATGCCTGTGACGATGTCATGTCGGTGATCGTGTAGATGTCGGTCTGGCGGGTGACCTTGCCGGTCTTCAGGTCGGTGCGGTGCCGCAGGATTTTCACGGCCTGGACGGCGTGGGGGAAGTCCAGGCCGAGGCCGGTGACACCTCAGCGTGGAGGTTCGGCTGGTTGCCCTTGACGACCATCAGGTAGTGGGCGTTCTTCGCCTCGACCAGCCATTTCGCGTGTTCGCGCTGGGTGTGCAGGGCGTCGGCGGTGACCACGGTGCCGGTCAGGTCGAACGGGGCGAGCAGGGCGGTGAAGCCGGTGATCTAACCCGAAAATACCCACCTCGATCTCGGACGCCTGTCTGAGCTGAGGGGCCGAGGGCGGCGAGGGTTGTGGCTATGCGGCCTTCGCGGTGAGGGTCACATCGTGACCGAGGGCCGTCGGACAGCCGCCACACGGCCCCATTTTCACGGCTGCGCCGACGTCCGGTATGCCGGATACAGAAACTCGTTAGTTTTTGTTCGGCACTCTCAGCTGGCTGACGGTGCGGCCGGTGGCCGTGACGGCGGACAGCAGGTGGGCGGCCGGAGCCACGTCGGTGCGTGATCCGCGGGCGCTCTTACCGTCGACCGCGACCGATTCCGTACCGGCCGGGCTGTGTCCCAGGAGGTCGGCAAGGCCGCCGGGGCACACTGCGATCAGTACCCGGCGCACCGTCGAAGGCGATGCCGCACGGCGGACCCCGAGGGGGCTGCGCGG
Encoded proteins:
- a CDS encoding transposase — its product is MKILRHRTDLKTGKVTRQTDIYTITDMTSSQASPQLIGRIARAQWGIEAVHHIRDTTFTEDASKIRTGHGPENMATLRNLAINTLRDAGHRNIVAGLRELSYTPFTRPLDLLGLPLTCTAA